One Flavobacterium cerinum genomic window, TATCCTGACATCCGGTGGTTATGCAAATGTAGACGAAGGTGAACGAACACTAATGGAACTGGTTGCCTATGCCGGAAAACGAATTATAATTATGCCCGGAGGCGGCTTGCGATCTGCTAATAGCTATAGGATTGCAACGCGAACGAATGCCGCATTTTATCATTCTTCAGCGATAACGGATGCTACAGGAATTGCATCACTTGAAGAGGTTAAAGCATTAAGAAAAAACCTGTCCGATTTTTAAAACGGACAGGTTTGTTTTTTAAAATAAACCGTTAATCTCGGCGTCTATTCGGTTGATAATGTTTCCTAAATCTTCCGGATTGTCTACGAAATTGATATTGTCTACATCAATGATCAATAATTTGCCTTTCGTGTAGGTCTGAATCCAGGCTTCATAACGTTCGTTCAGTCGGCTTAAATAATCAATAGAGATTGTATTTTCATATTCCCGTCCTCTTTTGTGAATCTGAGAAACCAGATTCGGAATTGAGCTGCGTAAGTAAATCAATAAATCCGGAGGAGCAACTAAACCTTCCATTAATTCAAAAAGGGAAGTATAATTACTGAAGTCACGATTCGTCATTAAACCCATTGCATGTAAATTGGGGGCAAAAATATGGGCATCTTCATATATGGTTCTGTCCTGTATAATCTTTTTTCCGCTTTGGCGAATTTGAAGCACTTGTCGGAAACGACTATTCAGGAAGTAAATTTGCAGGTTAAAAGACCAACGATCCATCTGATGGTAAAAATCATCTAAGTAAGGATTGTCCACTACATCTTCAAAATGCGGTTCCCACTTAAAATGTTTTGCCAAAAGGCGGGTTAATGTTGTTTTTCCGGCACCAATGTTTCCTGCTACAGCTATATGCATTATGGTAAATTAATTTTATAATTTCTGATTTCGTTATTGGTAAAAGTAGCTAAAATTTGCTCTTTATAATAAAAACTTTTGATGCTTTTTTCGGGGAGTTGGATATTTATCGTAACGGCATTTTCTAAGTCATAAAGAAACAAGCGGTTGTCTTTTTGAAAAAGAATTCGGGTAGGCGAAATAAATTGCAGATTGTCAAATGCGGGTAACTGCCCCAGATAGCTTATTTTTCCGAAAATACTGGAAACATAGCAATTATTACGGATGTCAACCCAGTAAAAATAATTGTAATCCGATTGATACTGCTGTATGGCATCTTTGATCGGGGTTGAAATCGGACTAAAAGTGTTTTTAAATATGTCGTATAAACCCAGTTTTTGTGAATTCAGATCAAACAGCCACAAGCGATTCTGAGAAGCAAGACTAACAGCCTGCGGAAATAACTCCGGATTGGTTTCAGAAAAATTGATCTTCTGTGTTTCGTTTAATTGATTGTCTAATAATACGACAGCATTAAATACTTTATAATAAAGAACGATTTGTAACGGATTTTGGAGGTCAACCTGACGAATGGCTCCGAAAGCAAGATTGCGATATTGGAATTGCTGATTGCGGTTTGTTTTCCGAAATTCATTTTCTTTGATGGTATAAGTACTGCCAAACGGATCATTGCCGATAAAGAAGTCGCCTTCCATTTGTTCCGACGAAAGAAAAACCGGACTGATGTCTTTGGTTTGGGAACAGATGTGAAGACTGACCAACAAACAGAGGGAAAAAACAATTTTTTGCATCATGCTGCAAATTACAAATAAACCTTTTATAAAGTAAAGAGTCCTATGTAAAATTGATCTTGCTTTGTAACAAAAAGCAGATTTAAAAGTCTTATTCAAAAAAGCCAAACAAAAACAACAAGATGAAAAAAACAATACTAACAGGGATAGCATTTTTAGGTTTTGCTATCACCGCTATGGCCCAGGGTTTTCAAGGAATGGCCGTCTATGAATCCAAAACCACAGCTCCTGAGTTTAAGATGGAAGGGAATGGAATTACACCTGAAATGCAGAAAATGATTCAGGAACGTATGAGAAAAATGCTGGAAAAAACATTTGTGCTGAATTTCGATAAATCGACTTCCATTTATAAAGAGGAAGAAAAGCTGGATGCGCCCGGACAACAGGGACCTGGCGGAAGAATGATGAATTCGATGATGGGAGCCGGAGGAACGTTTTTTAAAAATATAAAAGATAAAACCTATACCGTAGATAAAGAATTTATGGGTAAAGAGTTTTTGATCAACGATTCTTTAGCGAAACTGGAATGGAAACTGGAAGGTGAAACTAAAAAAATCGGGGATTACAATTGTTTTAAAGCCACAGCAATAAAACCGGTAAGCCAATCGGATTTCCGTAATTTCAGAAGAAAAAAAGAGGGCGCTAAAAAAGAAGAGGCTAAAAAAGAGAAAACAACCAATTTTATGGATGATTTCGAAATGCCGAAAGAAATTACAATAACAGCGTGGTATACACCGGATATTCCGGTAAGTCAGGGACCGGAAAGTTATTGGGGATTACCGGGGCTAATCCTGGAAGTTAACGATGGTCGTACGGTGATTGTATGTTCTAAAGTGGTAATGAATTCGAAAGACAAAGTAGAGATAAAAGCTTCTAAAAACGGTAAAGTCGTTAAACAAAAAGAATACGATGAAATCGTGGTGAAAAAAATGGAAGAAATGCGTGAAATGAACGGCGGACAAGGTCCGGGTCGTATGCAAATGCGAATGGGCCGTTAATCACTAACCAATAAGTTTATAGCCTCTGCCTCTTACATTGATGATTTGAATGGAAGGGTCGGAGGCTAATTTTTTACGCAGTTTTGAAATAAAAACATCCATACTCCGACCGTTAAAAAAATCATCTTTACCCCATATGTGGAGTAATGCAGCCGATTTGTCAAGAATTTCATTTCGGTTTTCCAACAGCAGTTTTAAGACCAATGCTTCCCGATGAGTCAAAGAATAAACCGTCTCCTTATGGGATAAGATTTGTTTGTTGAAATTAAAATCGTAAGAACCGATACGATTTTGATCTTCCGTAGTATGTTGAGCTATACGTCCCAATAGAGCATGAATCCGAACGATCAACTCTTCCATGCTAAACGGCTTTTTTATGTAGTCGTTTCCGCCGTGATTAAATCCGTCTACCACATCCTGAACCTGCGATTTTGCACTTAAAAAAAGCAACGGTATCGTTTTATCTGTTTTTCGGATTTCCTGAGCCAGTGTAAAACCATCTTTTTTAGGCATCATAATGTCCAAAACAACAGCATCGGGCCTTTCGTTTATAAACGCTCGGTATGCATCTTCACCATTTATGCAATGCGTTACTTTAAAATCACGGGTTTCCAGACTTTCCTTGATAATCAGACCCAGTGTTTCTTCGTCTTCAGCCAGTAATAAATTGATTTTACTCATGTGGAATTGTGATTTTAAATGTGGTTATTTCATCCGAAATCAGTTCAAGTGTTCCGCCGTGTTTTAGAATAATATTACGGGCATAATACAATCCGATTCCGAAACCTTTTTGATCATGTCGGTTGTTACTGGGAATCCGGTAAAACTTATCGAAAATTTTCGCGCGTTGGGATTTGTCTATCCCGGAGCCGTTGTCACTAACGGTAATGCTGGTTTTTCCGCTTTCTTCCGTAAGTGTTAATATGATTTGATCACCACCGTATTTAATAGCATTGTCAATCAGATTGGTGATCACATTTTCAAAATGAAAAACATCAACATAAATTAGAATTTCCGGATTCGTCGTCTTTAGAGAAATACTCTTTTCGGTTTTGATCTGTATCTTTTCAAGTATGTTTTGAGTTAATTCATTTAAGTTGACCGATTCCCGTCGCAATTGTAATTGATCACTTTCTAAAAAGGAAGTTTCCAAAATTTTCTCTACAATCTGATGTAGTTTCGCTAAATGCTGATTGGATATTGCCAGGTATTTCTTTGTTTTCTCCGGCTCATTCTCGGTGTTGAATTTTTCTATTCCTTCAAGTGCACTGGTTACAACGGCAATCGGCGTTTTGAGCTCGTGTGATACATTACTGATAAAATCATTTTTAATAATAGCGAGCTGTTTTTGTTGGCGGATAATATACAGCAGATAGAAAAGAGAAAAAACAATACACAATGATAAAATCAAGGATAAGAGTATACCGGCAAGACCTTCTTTTAGGGTTTTAAAAAAAATATCAGGGAAAAATAATTCCAGTTTACCGTCCTGTGGTAAATAAGTTGATTTAGAAGCTGTAGTAAAACTATATTTTTTATCTCCGGGATTTTGATATTCCGATACCGTCCGATGATTTCGTGTGTATAATAATGCGTAATCCATATCAAGTTGCTTACGGCTAAACTCACGATCGAGATAGTTCGCAATTTTGGGTAAGTCAATACTGTCCTGACGTACGGCAATAATGATTTTTTGGGCTAATACCTGTATGTTTTTGATCTCCGAAACGGATGGGTTGGGTTCGTCGGAGGAATATTTAATAAGGACTTTTTTGTGTTTCGGTTTGGAGGAATCAGCCTGGACCTTTGTCCGGTATACGCGTATGTTTTTTACATCACCGGGAACAGGTAAATCAGATGGATCAGGCAAATTTATCGTATCGCGATAAGTAATATTCGATTTGGCTTTTTCACTGTAATAACTGTCAATACCATTATCTAAAGCGATCTGAATTGTATTGATCAAATTTTGTTTATTCGTCCGGTAGCTGGTAATATTCCAATAGATTTGAATCCCTACAGTGATAAGAATTGTAAAGGTGATCCAGTAAACGATATGGTTCCGGAAAAATGATTTCATGATTCAAAAGTAATAACTGCCGGGATATCTTTTTTAGCGTTAACACACGTTAACATTCATTACGTTCCTGTTAAAGCTTGCTCAAATACATTTGTATCAGGAAATTAATAAAAAAACACGATGAAAAAAAGTATTTTATGGGGAGCACTTCTTTTGTGGAGCATTGGAAGCGTTCAGGCACAGCAGCAATTTAGCGGTAAAGCGGTTTATGAATCCAAACGTGATATGTCGAAGCTAAAAGTGGAAGGCAATAGTATGACACCGGAAATACAGCAGCGAATTCTCGAGCAAATGAAAAAGAATATGGAGAAAACCTTTGTGCTGGATTTTGATAAAACAACTTCGCTTTATAAGGAAGAAGAGAAACTGGAAAGTCCGTTGGCCGATGCCGGATCGGGTGTTCGGGTGCGCGTTTCTACCAGAGGGGGAAATTTGTATAAAAATGTAAAAGAGAAACGCTATGTCGATGAAAATGAAATATTCGGAAAAGAATTTTTGATTAAGGATGCGTTGACCGATTGGAAGTGGGAAATGAGTTCCGAAACGAAAATGATTGGCGATTATACCTGTTATAAAGCGACAGCGATTCGGAATAAAATAGCAGAACCGAAGCCTAAAGATAAAAAATCGGTTTTAAATCTTGAAGAAACAGAACCGAAGGAAGTTCGTGTTACAGCTTGGTATACGCCGGATATTCCGGTAAGTCAGGGACCGGATGATTATTGGGGATTGCCGGGATTAATTCTCGAGGTAAGCGACGGGAATACGACTATTTTGTGCTCTAAAATTGTGCTGAATCCAAAAGAAAAAACACAAATTAAAGAACCTACAAAAGGAAAAGTAGTAACGCAAAATGAATATGATACGATACTGCGTAAAAAAGCAGAAGAGACTTTTGAAGTGTCGAAAAATGAAAAAGGGAAAACGGTTATTCGAATCGGCGGATAATATTGAAATAATAATGCATTGTTTTCGTAACAAAAAATAAAAAAAAACGTCTATAAAGATTGAACCAAATTCATTTTTTGAAGTCTTAGAATAGTATAAACTCAAAAGGAAAGTAAAATCAGTATAATGAAGAAATATTTACACCTACTATTTTGTCTGTTGTCATTGGCCGGTTATGCCCAGAATATCCGCTATGAAGGCGTTATTAAAGATACTTTGGGAGCACCGTTGGAAATGGCTAATATCATGGCGATCAATAAAGAAACAAAAGCCATGGATGCCTATGCGATCACAAATGATGCGGGAAAGTTTCAGATGTCTTTAAAAGCCAATACTAATTATACGATTAAAGCCAGTTACGTAGGCTATTCGGCTTATGAAGCCGATCTGAAAACGGGGGCAACGAATATGAGTAAAACGATAAGCCTGCATGAAGGGATTGATTTACAAGGCGTGCAGATTGTAAAAGAAATGCCGGTTACCATAAAAGGCGATACCATTGTCTATAATGCCGATTCGTTTAAAAACGGAACAGAACGGAAATTAGGCGATGTGCTGAAAAAACTACCGGGTGTTGAGGTGAATGCCGATGGTGAAATTGAGGTAGAAGGTAAAAAAGTCCAGAAAGTAATGGTGGAAGGAAAAGACTTTTTTGACGGTGATACTAAAATTGCGACAAAAAATATACCGGCTGATGCTTTGGATAAGATTCAGGTATTGCGGAATTATAATGAAGTGTCCAATTTAAAAGGACTGGAAAACAACGAAGAGAATGTAGCGCTGAACATCAAATTAAAAGAAGGAAAGAAAAATTTCTGGTTTGGGGAAATGATGGCCGGAATTGGTGTCGGACATGAGGAAGATCGCCATATTGTGAATCCGAAATTGTTTTATTACAATCCGAAGTACAGCGTTAATGTAATCGGTAATCTGAATAATATAGGAGAATTGCCGTTAACGATGCAGGACTATTTTAAGTTTTCAGGCGGATTTAAAAACATGATGCGAAAAGGCGGAACGTCATTTAATGTTTCTTCAAACGACCTGGCCATTTTAGGACTTCGTAATAATCGGGCAAAAGAAATCGATACCAAATTCGGAGCGGCAAACTTTAGTTATAACCCATCCAAAGCGTGGACACTTAGCGGATTCGGAATTTTCTCCGCCAGTAAAACCGATTTGGAAACGAATTCCAGAACGGTGCGAACGGATAACTTACCGGACGGAACTACGGCAACGATTACTGAAGAACGCCAGGATCTGACACGCCAGAAAACCAATTTGGGGCTGTTTAAACTAAGTTCAAGTTATGTGCCGTCGGATAAAGTGCATTTTGATTACGATGCTTTTATTAAGGTATCCGATCAAAAAGAAACCAATAGTGTTTATTCGAGTTTATTGGATGATATTTATACCAATAAAAAGCAAAAACCGTTTTCAATAAGTCAAAACCTGAATTACTATTATACTTTAAATAATAAGAATGTTTTTGCTTTTGAAATGCAACATTTGTATCAGGAAGAAGATCCTTTTTATAATGCAAATCTGCAATTACAACCGTTTCAGTTACCGGGATATGTGATCGGACAAAATCGTAATGATCTGACGCAAAACCGTTTTGTGAAAACAAATAAATTAGATGCGAAGTTTGATTATTACTATATGGTAACGCCAAAAAGTAATATCAATGTAACGATAGGAAATACGTATTCCAATCAGAATTTTAATTCTCATATTTTCCAGATTCTGGATAACGGTAATACAAATGACCTGAACGATCCGCAGAACAATAATAATGTGGATTATACATTTAACGATGTGTTTTTGGGATTGCATTATAAATTTATAACCGGGAAGTTTACGTTTAATCCGGGATTCAGTCTGCATAACTATACGATGAATAACGAACAGTTGCAAACCGAGTTTAAAAACAATTTTGTACGCGTGTTACCGGATTTTTATGCGCTGTATCAAATTAAAAAATCAGAAACGCTGACGTATAATTTCTCCCTGACGAATAACTTTACGGACATCGCCAAATTAGCGGAAGGTTATGTGTTTTCCAATTATAACAGTTTATTCAGTGGTAATCGTACATTGGAAAGCTCGTTGTCGCAAGTACATAGTTTGCGTTATTTTAAATACAACATGTTTAACTTTGAAAATATTTTTGCCAATATTACCTATACCCGACAAACAGATGCGATTAAATCGAAAGCCCTTTTTGACGGTGTAAATCAGGTGTCGTCTTCAGTGAATATGAATTCGGCTTTTGCAGATGAAAGTTTTACGGCCAATGCAAATTACGGGCGTTCTTTTCTTCGCTATTATAAAGCATCGATCGGCGGAAATTTCAGTTGGAGTAAAAACAACAATATCCGGGTATTTCAGAATAACGTAGAAGAAACCCAGACAACCGATTCGTATACGCAGAATTATAACGTGAAATTTTCAACCAATTTCAAGAAATTACCGAATATTGAGTTGGGCTACGGATTCACCAAAAACGATTTCTTTAGTGATACCTTCTTTGTCGATAGTCCTTCGGTAACATTGGAGTATTATTTTCTTGATGCTTTTTCATTTACATCGGATTATACTTTTTATCACAACCGAAATAAAGCCAATACAATCGATAACGAATATGATTTTTTGAATGCAAGTCTGACTTATCAAAAAAAGGATAGTAAATGGGAATACAAAGTTTCAGCGACGAACCTTTTGAATACAACATCATTAAATGATAGTAGTTTTAATCAGTTAGGCGGTTCCAGTAGCTTTTCACAATATCTGGTACAACCGCGATATATTATATTCTCTTTAAAATACAATCTATAAAAACGAATCGTTATTAAAAAGAAACAGCCTGCAATTGCAGGCTGTTTTGTTATATAAGGCTCCGATTATAAGCCGAAAGCTTCTTTGATAGCGTCTACGTAATCCAGTTTCTCCCAGGTAAACAATTCTACAGTAACGGTTTTTTCTTTTCCGCCCGGAGCAATAAAGGTTTTAGTTACCGTTTCCGGTGTTCTTCCCATGTGTCCGTAAGCAGCAGTTTCGCTGTAAATAGGATTTCTTAATTTTAAACGTTGTTCGATAAAGTAAGGACGCATGTCGAAGATGCTCTCTACTTTTTTCGCAATTTCACCGTCAGTCAGATTTACCTTTGACGTACCGTAAGTATTAATGTAAATACCCATTGGTTTTGCTACACCGATTGCATAAGAAACCTGAACCAGAATTTCATCGGCAATACCGGCAGCTACCAGGTTTTTAGCGATATGACGGGTAGCATAAGCCGCACTACGGTCTACTTTACTCGGATCTTTTCCGGAGAAAGCACCACCACCGTGAGCTCCTTTTCCGCCATAAGTATCTACAATGATTTTTCTTCCCGTTAATCCGGTGTCACCGTGAGGTCCTCCGATAACGAATTTTCCGGTCGGGTTAATGTGGTACTCGATTCTTTCGTTGAATAGATGTGCATATTGAGGATTCTTTGCAATGATACGCGGAATCAAAATTTCGATAATATCTTTTTTGATTTTTGCTAACATCGTTGCTTCTTCATCAAAATCATCATGTTGTGTAGAAATTACAATAGCATCAATACGCACCGGTTTGTTGTTATTGTCGTATTCTAACGTTACCTGAGACTTAGCATCGGGGCGTAAATATGTGATTTCGTTATTCTCTCTTCGCAATGCAGAAAGTTCCTGTAATAATTTGTGCGAAAGATTTAAAGCCAATGGCATATAATCTTCGGTTTCGTTTGTTGCATAACCAAACATCATTCCCTGGTCACCGGCACCCTGATCTTCCTTGTTAGATCGGTCAACACCCTGGTTGATATCTTGTGATTGTTCGTGAATAGCTGATAAAACGCCACAAGAGTTGGCTTCGAACATATATTCACTTTTGGTATAACCGATTTTTTTGATCACCTCACGGGCAATCTGCTGTACATCCAGGTAAATTTTAGATTTTACTTCACCGGCAAGAATTACCTGTCCGGTAGTAACTAATGTTTCACATGCTACTTTCGATTCCGGATCGAAAGCTAAAAAATTATCAATTAATGCATCAGAAATTTGATCGGCAATCTTATCCGGATGTCCCTCACTTACTGATTCTGACGTAAATAAATAAGCCATAAGTTTAATTTTTATAATTAAGCGAGGAAAAAATATTGCAGGAAATGCCTAAAGAAGTAAGTACTGCTTTAGCATTTTTTTAATACCGATTGTTGGAATCGGTAAGAGGTTGCAATCAGTTCAAATTTTTCCTCTTGAAATTTTTGTTTGCAAATTTATGAAAGACTTCGTTCTTAATAAAGAAAAAAAGCAAAAAAAAATAACAGGATTGGTAAAAAATGTGAAAACGAAAATTTTGCAATTACGTAATTGTTAGGTTCTGTGATAGAATTCTTGTGTTGAACGCATTATAACTCTTAAAAAAATAATACTCTTAAAAAATGAAGTATAATGAATAACGGTAAAATAGTAAAGCTACTCTTCTTGTGAGGACAGTTTTTTTATGCATTGTTGTAAAAATGGTTTATAATCACTGACAAACAGTTCTAAATATTGATTGATTGACGGTAAAAGGGAAATTTTGGTGAATTAATTTAAATTTAGTCTAAATGAAAATAAAATTATTTTTTACAGTTACATTGCTTTTTTCAATAGTGGTCAATGCACAAACATCCGGGACAAGAATTCTTTTTGAAGATGATTTTGAGTCTTATGATGACTTTGCTTTACCTGATGGTAGTACAATGAAGATTGGGGACTGGATAGTTCACGATAAAGATGGATTAATGAGCTATACGGGTACCGATGGAATAATGTGGGAGGGCAGAGGAGAGCCCATGGGCTTTATGATTTTTAATCCGACGGCAGCCGGAGTTGCTCATCTGACTACAAATCCCACAAGGAATTTTGATCCCAAATCCGGTGAAAAATATGCCGGTTCATGGCGAGGTATTCCGTCAGAATTTAATCCTTATTTGAAATTTAGTGACGACTGGTTAATAAGCCCCGAAATCACACTGGGAGCCTCGGGTAATGAAGTCAGCTTTTGGGTAAAATCACTTTCAGATGCCTACGGATTAGAAAGTTATACTGTAGCAGTGTATCCGGAGGGAGTTCCTGTGTTCTCCTGGCAAAATCCATATGGTTATGACGTGATTGCGGGTAGCTATGAACAACCGCTACTAGCTCCGTTTAATGATTGGGAACAAAAAACATTTAATCTAGATGCCTATGCGAATCAAACAATCAGAGTTGCTATTAATTGTTTATCAAGTGAGAAGCTTTTCTTTATGGTGGATGATTTTAAAGTGACAACTGCTGATGAAGGCGCGTTGGGAACAACTGATTTCTTCGCTGAAAATTTCTCAATATTTCCGAATCCGGCGAATGAGGTGTTAAATATTGCTGCTAAAAAAGAAATGATAATAAACAGCCTTCAGATTACGGATTTGTCCGGGCGAATCGTAAAATCGGTAACCCTGCAAAAACTAACGGAATTTCAGGTCAATATTATGGATTTAAAGGCCGGAATGTATTTTGTTTCAATAGATACAAACGAGGGTATAGTAACCTCTCGATTTCTGAAAAAATAACTATTTTTATAAGCTTGAAAAGGTGAAAAAAGGAAAGGAAATAAAAACAAATGAGAAGACTGTTTTCCATCACTTAATTCTAAATACGTAGTATTTAGGGAACTGCGTAGGAAAAATAAAAATGTTAAAATTTGTTTTTTGGTTTGGTTATTCCAAAATAAGTTTTCAACTTTGCCCCATCAAATAGAAAATAGAGATGAAATCAATTAAGCGAAATATGTGTATTATGATGTGGAAAAGTTCCGCAGGGGATACCATTGCTTAATTTTGAAATTTCAAATTTAAAATATAGTACTAAAGCCCCTGCCAAAAGCAGGGGCTTTTTTTATTTAAAAAAAACAAAACAGTAAGAATCAGAAAATAGGAATTAAAAAAATGAAAGCAACAGCAAGCGTAAAGATGATTATGAAACGAATGATGTGTATGTCGATGTACGCAACCCATTGCTATTGCCAAAAGCGAATGACTTAGTCTAGTTTATATAGTTCAAACTGTAAAGTCCTTTTGGTAAAGCGCCAAAAGGACTTTTTTTTTAAATCAAAATCTAACTTAAAATCAATAAAAACATGAGCACTCAGAAATTTTCAACAAACGCATTGCACGCAGGACATAACGTATCAAATAACGCAGGAACCCGTGCCGTACCAATTTATCAGACAACATCCTATGTCTTTAATAATGCCGAACATGCTGCCAATTTATTCGGACTTACTGAGGCAGGATATATCTATACCCGCTTGAATAATCCAACTAACGATATTCTGGAACAACGCCTGGCAGCTTTGGAAGGGGGTATCGGAGCAGTAGTAACAGCATCGGGAACAGCAGCCATCGCTACAACTCTTTTAGTATTGTTGCGATCCGGCGATCATATTGTAGCCTCCAACAGCTTGTATGGCGGAACATATAATTTATTAAATGTGACTTTACCGCGATTGGGAATTACCACAACATTTGTGGATCCGTCTGATCCGGAAAACTTCACAAAAGCAGCGAAAGAAAATACAAGAGTATTCTTTGTGGAAAGTCTTGGAAATCCAAAGCTGGATGTACTGGATTTAAAAGCGATTTCAAAGCAGGCGCAAAAATTTAAGGTACCTTTTATTGTGGACAACACTGTAGCAACACCTTATTTACTGAATCCGATTGAACACGGAGCGAATATTGTAATTCACTCGCTAACAAAATACATTTCCGGAAACGGTACCTCACTGGGAGGAGCCATTATTGATGCCGGTAATTTTGATTGGAGCAATGGTAAATTCCCTGAATTTACAGAACCTTCAACAGGATACCATGGATTGATTTATCACCAGGCATTAGGAAATGCGGCTTTTATTGCCAAAGTCAGAATCGAAGGATTACGGGATTTTGGAGCAGCATTAAGTCCGTTCAACGCCTTTCAGATTATTCAGGGATTAGAAACACTGGATATCCGGGTGAAAAAACACAGCGAGAATGCATTGGCATTAGCACAATGGCTGGAACAACAGGAAGAAGTTGCCTGGGTAAATTATCCGGGATTACCATCCAGTCGCTATTATGAATTAGCCAAACAGTATTTACCTAAAGGACAAAACGGAGTAGTAACCTTCGGATTAAAAGGAGGATTTGATGCCGCACGACAAGTAGCTGATGAAACGGAATTGTTCTCGTTGTTAGCCAATATTGGAGATTCAAAATCTTTAATTATTCACCCGACGAGTACCACACATCAGCAATTAACGGATGAACAACAAATTACAACTGGTGTAACCAAAGATTTGATCCGTTTATCAGTCGGTTTAGAAGATCTGGAAGATTTAAAAGCCGACTTAAAACAAGCATTTGAAAAAGTTAAATTAAAAAGAAAAGTAACGTCATGAGTACCAAAATAGTAAACGTATTAGGATTTGTTGAAAACAACGATCAGTTTGTTGTTAAAACAGAGAACTTCAAAGTAAGAATAAGTAATAATGTAGTCCTGGGTGACCAAAACGGACCAAGCCCGGTTGAGTTTTTACTCGCTGGTTTTGCCGGAAGCATAAATGCGGTAGGACACATAGTGGCCAGAGAGCTTAAACTGGATCTTAAAGCACTTCAGGTAGAAATATCAGGTGAACTGGAAACCAGTAAAATCGCAGGAATGGACACCAATAGCAGACCGGGATTAAAATGCATAGAAGTAGTTGTAAAACCAACTACCGATGCACCGCTGGTATTGCTAAAACAATGGATAGATACCGTAAAAGACAGATGCCCGCTAAGAGACAGCTTACTGAATACTTCTTCAGTATTGCTAACACTGGTAAAAGAATACAACCAGTCGCAGGTGTCTTAACGGAATGATCCGAAACCAAAAAAAGAAAATTAAGTTGTTTTGTTTGTTTACTGCCTCTACCCGTCTGCAAATGGTAGAGGCAGTTTTAAAAAAGTAAAGATGAGTACATTATATAAAATCGATCTGTTTGATTTTGCACT contains:
- a CDS encoding OsmC family protein, whose amino-acid sequence is MSTKIVNVLGFVENNDQFVVKTENFKVRISNNVVLGDQNGPSPVEFLLAGFAGSINAVGHIVARELKLDLKALQVEISGELETSKIAGMDTNSRPGLKCIEVVVKPTTDAPLVLLKQWIDTVKDRCPLRDSLLNTSSVLLTLVKEYNQSQVS